The DNA sequence TAACCAAAAGCAACCAGCAATGCTTCCTAGCGTTATAACAGTGATCCACACGCTCCAAAATGTAGTCATTTTTTCTGTGCTCCTTCAAAGTCCTTTGTAGGGCTAGCTTTAGGCTCGTCGGCAAATACCAAGTTAGCAGCCTCATCGAAATCCTTTTTGCGGTTCTTACTGTAGGCCCAAGCAAAAATGCCGATAAATATTGCCATCAAGAATGCAGTGTATAGGCCACTGAATGTACCAAAGTCCATAACTAACTCCTTATTTCAGTGCTGTACCTAACACTTGTAGATAAGCAATAAGTGCATCCATTTCAGTTTTACCTTCAACAGCTGCAGCAGCACCTTCAACGTCAGCATCGGTGTAAGGTACGCCGAAGTGGTTTTTGAATAACGCTAACTTTTTGCCAGTAAGTGAACCATCAACGAGATTCTCACTTAACCAAGGGAAGCCAGGCATGTTAGATTCAGGTACAACATCTCGAGGGTTTATCAGGTGAACACGGTGCCACTCATCTGAATAACGTTGGCCAACGCGGGCCAAGTCAGGTCCGGTACGCTTAGACCCCCATAAGAATGGATGTTCCCAAACACTTTCACCCGCAACAGAGTAATGGCCATAACGCTCAGTTTCAGCACGGAATGGTCGAATCATTTGGCTATGACAGTTACTACAACCTTCACGAATATAGATATCGCGGCCTTCCATCTGTAATGCAGTGTAAGGCACTAAACCGTCTACCGGTTCAGTGGTTTCAGGTTGGAAGATTAGCGGGGTGATTTGAACCAAACCACCAAAGCTAATTGCTATAACGATGAAGATGGCGAGTAAGCCAACATTTTTTTCGATTAATTCATGTTTCATGTTATGCCTCCTATACCTGCTCAATGGCTTTTAAAGAACCTTTCTCGGCAGCGATTGTTTTATAAGCGTTGTACGCCATAACAAACATGCCAGTTAGGAAGAATACGCCACCGATAAAGCGAACGAAGTAGAATGGGTAAGAAGCTTGTAAAGACTCAACAAACGAATAAGTCAGTGTGCCGTCTTCGTTCACCGCGCGCCACATCAAACCTTGCATAACACCTGAAATCCACATGGCAACGATGTATAAAACAACACCAATTGTTGCAAGCCAGAAGTGAGTGTTAATAAGCTTAGTGCTGTACATACGGCCTTGGCCAAACAGCACCGGGATCAAGTGGTAGATACTGCC is a window from the Agarivorans sp. TSD2052 genome containing:
- a CDS encoding cbb3-type cytochrome oxidase subunit 3 gives rise to the protein MDFGTFSGLYTAFLMAIFIGIFAWAYSKNRKKDFDEAANLVFADEPKASPTKDFEGAQKK
- the ccoO gene encoding cytochrome-c oxidase, cbb3-type subunit II, translated to MKHELIEKNVGLLAIFIVIAISFGGLVQITPLIFQPETTEPVDGLVPYTALQMEGRDIYIREGCSNCHSQMIRPFRAETERYGHYSVAGESVWEHPFLWGSKRTGPDLARVGQRYSDEWHRVHLINPRDVVPESNMPGFPWLSENLVDGSLTGKKLALFKNHFGVPYTDADVEGAAAAVEGKTEMDALIAYLQVLGTALK